In Camelina sativa cultivar DH55 chromosome 16, Cs, whole genome shotgun sequence, a single window of DNA contains:
- the LOC104752008 gene encoding lysM domain receptor-like kinase 4 has product MMSFPLHLLILLCLSSFATAQQPYVGVSTTDCSVSDNSTSVFGYSCNGLNRTCQSYVIFRSSPPFSTVSSISSLFSVNSSVLSSLNAASTSTSFPSGQQVIIPLTCSCSKDNSQTNLSYTIKQGDSYFAIANNTLQGLSTCQALEKQNNVSSQSLLPGMKIVVPIRCACPTAKQVNEDGVKYLMSYTVVFGDTVDIISNRFGVETSKTLEANQMSFDNSEVFPFTTILIPLQNPPSVSNSSSLTPPPPTPSVSPPLSPDGGKSKKTWIYVLVGVLGGALVLVVVGATMFCLVKKKPKTQEETRNLDSFTGKKPPRSYQEFDPLDGLSGMVVESLKVYKFHELQSATSDFTSSSSIGGSGYIGKINGDGAMIKKIEGNASEEINLLSKLNHLNIIRLSGFCFHEGEWYLVYEHASNGCLSDWIHTTKSLLSLTQKLQIGLDIATGLNYLHNFADPPYVHRDLSSNNVFLDIEFRAKIGNLGSARSTTEDFVLTKHVEGTRGYLAPEYLEHGLVSTKLDVYAFGVVLLEIVTGKEASELKKEIDEGNAIEEILNRGRLLPEGLVSFVVKLVVDCLKKDHMSRPSMDEIVLSLSKILTATQNWEESSY; this is encoded by the coding sequence ATGATGTCGTTTCCACTTCATCTCCTCATCTTATTATGTCTCTCCTCTTTCGCAACCGCACAACAGCCTTACGTCGGGGTATCAACCACCGATTGCTCTGTTTCCGACAACTCCACCTCTGTTTTCGGCTACTCTTGTAACGGCCTCAACAGAACTTGCCAATCTTACGTCATTTTCCGATCGAGTCCTCCTTTCTCCACCGTTTCCTCAATCTCTTCGCTTTTCTCCGTCAACTCATCTGTCCTCTCCTCCCTCAATGccgcctcaacttcaacttcattCCCTTCCGGTCAGCAAGTCATCATCCCTTTAACTTGTTCTTGTTCCAAAGACAATTCACAAACCAATCTCAGCTACACAATCAAGCAAGGCGATTCGTATTTCGCCATTGCTAACAACACTCTTCAGGGGCTTTCGACTTGTCAAGCTTTGGAGAAACAGAACAATGTTTCCTCTCAATCTTTGCTTCCTGGTATGAAGATCGTTGTTCCTATCCGCTGCGCTTGTCCTACGGCTAAACAAGTCAACGAAGATGGTGTGAAGTATCTGATGAGCTATACTGTGGTTTTCGGAGACACGGTGGATATCATCAGCAATAGATTTGGAGTCGAGACTAGCAAAACTTTAGAAGCTAATCAAATGTCTTTTGACAACTCTGAAGTTTTCCCTTTCACCACAATTCTGATTCCTTTACAGAACCCTCCTTCAGTTTccaactcttcttctctcactcctcctcctccgactCCATCGGTTTCTCCTCCATTGTCCCCGGACGGTGGGAAGTCGAAGAAAACATGGATCTATGTTCTTGTCGGAGTTTTAGGAGGAGCATTGGTTTTAGTTGTGGTTGGTGCAACCATGTTCTGTCTGGTTAAGAAGAAACCGAAAACACAAGAGGAAACGAGAAATCTCGATAGCTTCACGGGCAAGAAACCGCCGAGGTCTTATCAAGAATTCGATCCGCTAGATGGTTTATCAGGAATGGTGGTAGAATCCTTGAAAGTTTACAAATTTCACGAACTACAGTCAGCAACGAGTGACTTCACGTCGTCTAGCTCGATCGGAGGATCAGGGTACATCGGAAAAATCAACGGCGATGGTGCCATGATCAAGAAAATAGAAGGAAACGCATCTGAGGAGATCAACTTGTTATCGAAACTTAACCATCTCAACATCATTCGTCTCTCTGGATTCTGTTTCCATGAAGGAGAGTGGTACTTAGTCTACGAACACGCTTCAAACGGATGCTTAAGCGATTGGATTCACACGACAAAGTCGTTACTAAGCTTGACCCAGAAGCTACAAATCGGTTTAGATATAGCAACGGGGCTTAACTATCTACACAACTTTGCTGATCCTCCATATGTTCACAGGGATTTGAGCAGCAACAATGTGTTCCTCGACATCGAGTTTCGAGCAAAGATTGGTAATTTAGGTTCAGCAAGATCAACGACTGAAGATTTCGTGTTGACGAAACACGTGGAAGGAACAAGAGGGTACTTAGCTCCTGAGTATTTGGAACATGGGTTAGTTTCAACTAAGCTTGATGTGTATGCTTTTGGAGTTGTGTTGTTGGAGATTGTTACTGGTAAAGAAGCTTCTGAACTGAAGAAAGAGATCGATGAAGGTAATGCGATAGAGGAGATTTTGAATCGTGGAAGGTTGTTACCTGAAGGGTTAGTGAGTTTTGTTGTTAAGCTGGTGGTGGATTGTTTGAAGAAAGATCATATGAGTCGTCCATCGATGGATGAAATTGTTCTGTCTTTGTCTAAGATCTTGACGGCTACGCAGAATTGGGAAGAATCATCGTACTAA